A region from the Vibrio sp. SS-MA-C1-2 genome encodes:
- a CDS encoding DNA-3-methyladenine glycosylase I: MAEQKIRCPWLDLSKEDYVHYHDTEWGVPIYDDQTLFEYLTLESAQAGLSWYTILKKRENYRTAFANFDPIEVAEFDQEKVEELLQNSGIVRHRQKINAAIHNAKLVLEIQKEHGSLSDFLWGFVDHKVIIRHSNTLEDYQVATTPESDKLFKALKKRGFKFLGSTTVYAFMQACGMVNDHSKDCYRRNQVVNKSNN, translated from the coding sequence ATGGCTGAGCAAAAAATACGTTGTCCTTGGTTAGATTTAAGTAAAGAAGATTACGTCCACTACCATGATACCGAATGGGGTGTACCAATTTATGATGATCAAACTTTATTTGAGTACCTAACTCTTGAGTCAGCGCAAGCAGGGTTAAGTTGGTATACGATTTTAAAGAAACGTGAAAACTATCGCACCGCATTTGCTAATTTTGATCCTATTGAAGTCGCTGAATTTGACCAAGAGAAAGTTGAAGAGCTACTCCAAAATAGTGGTATCGTTCGGCATCGTCAGAAAATCAATGCCGCTATTCATAATGCTAAATTAGTTTTAGAGATTCAAAAAGAGCATGGTTCTCTTTCTGACTTTTTATGGGGATTTGTTGACCATAAAGTGATTATTCGACACTCTAATACCCTTGAAGATTATCAAGTTGCAACGACACCAGAGTCAGATAAGTTGTTTAAAGCATTAAAAAAGCGAGGTTTTAAATTTTTAGGTTCCACAACGGTTTATGCCTTTATGCAAGCCTGCGGTATGGTGAATGATCATAGTAAAGACTGTTATAGGCGTAATCAAGTGGTAAACAAATCGAATAATTGA
- a CDS encoding tRNA-uridine aminocarboxypropyltransferase: MKPHAIQKLHANRLAISKKPFRARGAKLIRCPLCMLKPDFCLCQYRQTVECNAAVILLMHDNEVLKPSNTGRLIADNIEETYAFIWSRTKPDQMLLNLLQNSEYQPFLVFPGEYAVEQTVISNVEREPNKKPLFILLDGSWREARKIFHKSSYLRDLPILSITPQEISRYKMRSASHDNQLATAEVAAIVLSLANEQKAADQLNLWFDCFKERYIAGKMSRQLPEECSLDKYVALTNQK; encoded by the coding sequence ATGAAGCCTCACGCTATTCAAAAACTACATGCCAATAGACTCGCTATTTCAAAAAAACCATTTAGAGCGAGAGGGGCTAAATTAATTCGTTGCCCTTTGTGTATGCTTAAACCTGATTTCTGTTTATGCCAATATCGTCAAACAGTTGAATGTAATGCCGCGGTTATTTTATTAATGCATGATAATGAAGTGTTAAAACCGAGTAATACTGGTCGTTTAATTGCTGATAATATTGAAGAAACTTATGCTTTTATATGGTCCAGAACTAAGCCTGATCAGATGTTATTAAATTTATTACAGAATTCTGAATATCAGCCTTTTCTTGTTTTTCCTGGTGAATATGCGGTTGAACAAACAGTTATTTCTAACGTTGAAAGAGAGCCGAACAAGAAACCCCTATTTATATTACTGGATGGTAGCTGGCGTGAGGCACGTAAAATATTCCATAAAAGTTCATATTTACGTGATTTACCGATTCTTTCTATTACTCCACAGGAAATTTCTCGTTATAAAATGAGATCCGCTTCTCATGATAATCAGCTTGCTACAGCAGAAGTCGCTGCTATCGTGCTATCTTTGGCGAATGAACAAAAAGCGGCAGATCAATTAAACTTGTGGTTTGACTGCTTTAAAGAGAGATATATTGCCGGGAAGATGAGTCGTCAACTTCCGGAAGAGTGTTCACTAGATAAGTATGTTGCTTTAACTAACCAAAAATAA
- the nagK gene encoding N-acetylglucosamine kinase encodes MYYGFDVGGTKIEFGAFDEQLNRVATERVPTPTDNYDNLVNTIAELVNKYDQQFDCKGSVGLGIPGMTDAETGLVLTVNVPAASDKPLQQDLEKAINRPVKIENDANCFALSEAWDEDLQGVDCVAGLILGTGFGGGLIFDGQVFSGSHHVAGEVGHMRLPIDAWFHLGEKAPLFSCGCGNKGCMDNYLSGRGFEQLYLHYYGEKLSAIEIITKQAEGEEKAVEHVDRFMELVSICFANLFTALDPDVVVLGGGLSNYELLYQEVPTRMQKHLLSVAKPPKLIKAKHGDSGGVRGAAFLNIK; translated from the coding sequence ATGTATTACGGTTTTGATGTCGGTGGAACAAAAATTGAATTTGGTGCATTTGATGAGCAATTAAATCGAGTGGCAACAGAGCGTGTCCCGACACCTACTGATAACTATGATAACTTGGTTAATACCATTGCAGAGCTGGTTAACAAATATGACCAACAATTTGATTGTAAAGGAAGTGTTGGTCTTGGGATCCCTGGGATGACAGATGCTGAAACAGGTTTAGTATTAACGGTTAATGTACCAGCAGCAAGTGATAAGCCATTACAACAGGATCTTGAAAAAGCGATTAATCGACCCGTTAAAATTGAGAATGATGCAAACTGTTTTGCGCTTTCTGAAGCTTGGGATGAAGATTTACAAGGCGTTGATTGTGTTGCTGGTCTTATTCTCGGTACTGGTTTTGGTGGCGGTTTAATTTTTGATGGGCAAGTTTTTTCTGGATCCCATCATGTAGCTGGCGAAGTAGGGCACATGCGTTTACCTATTGATGCTTGGTTCCATCTTGGTGAAAAAGCGCCGTTATTTTCTTGTGGATGTGGAAACAAAGGCTGTATGGATAATTATCTTTCTGGCCGTGGTTTTGAACAACTGTATCTACACTATTATGGCGAAAAGTTATCGGCTATTGAGATCATTACAAAACAGGCTGAGGGTGAAGAAAAAGCAGTAGAACATGTTGATCGCTTTATGGAGTTGGTGTCGATCTGTTTTGCAAATCTCTTTACTGCATTAGATCCTGATGTTGTGGTGTTGGGTGGCGGTTTATCTAATTACGAACTACTTTATCAAGAAGTTCCAACTCGTATGCAGAAACATCTTTTATCTGTGGCTAAACCACCTAAGCTGATTAAAGCAAAGCATGGTGATTCAGGTGGTGTTCGTGGTGCTGCATTCCTAAATATTAAATAA
- a CDS encoding amidohydrolase, whose protein sequence is MNFKRTFLSFAIAASSFCGLNANAAEQVDLMITDATVLTMNNTKETFTHGTVVVKDNKIIAVGDEALAKQYQAKKLLDVDGDIVMPGLINTHTHVSMTVFRSLADDVPDRLHRYIFPLEAKLVSRDMVRIGANLGNVEMVKGGVTTYADMYYFEDEVAKTVDKIGMRAILGESVIKFPVADAENAEAGIAYALNFIEEYKDHPRITPAFAPHAPYTNTTEILQKIAKLSTEMDVPVMIHLAESHREVEKISERSGGLSPVAYMDSIGALNDKLIGAHMILVDQADIKLVKASDMGVAHNMSANIKSAKGVSPALSMYDQDVRIGLGTDGPMSGNSLSTIDEFNQVAKVHKLVNKDRAAMPPIKVIDMATMGAAKALHMEDKIGSLEVGKLADIIVIDTKSANMTPMYNPYSALVYSANAGNVKHTIVDGKILMEDRKMLTVNEQEIIDEAVAFTDIVRKTVIESGEKVQ, encoded by the coding sequence ATGAATTTCAAACGCACCTTTTTATCATTTGCTATTGCAGCAAGCTCATTTTGTGGATTGAATGCAAATGCTGCTGAGCAAGTTGATCTTATGATCACAGATGCCACAGTACTCACAATGAATAACACCAAAGAGACATTCACTCACGGTACTGTAGTAGTAAAAGATAATAAGATTATTGCTGTTGGTGATGAAGCATTAGCGAAACAATATCAAGCAAAAAAGCTTCTTGATGTTGATGGCGATATTGTCATGCCAGGATTAATTAATACCCATACTCACGTATCAATGACGGTATTTCGTTCGTTAGCGGATGATGTACCCGATCGCTTACATCGTTATATTTTCCCTCTTGAAGCGAAATTAGTTTCTCGAGATATGGTTCGTATTGGGGCTAATCTGGGTAACGTTGAAATGGTAAAAGGCGGTGTAACAACTTATGCTGATATGTACTATTTTGAGGATGAAGTAGCAAAAACCGTTGATAAAATCGGTATGCGAGCAATCCTAGGTGAATCGGTCATTAAATTCCCTGTCGCTGATGCTGAGAATGCAGAGGCTGGTATCGCTTACGCATTAAATTTCATTGAAGAGTACAAAGATCACCCTCGTATAACTCCTGCTTTCGCTCCTCATGCCCCGTATACCAATACCACCGAAATCCTTCAAAAGATTGCTAAGCTTTCAACTGAAATGGACGTCCCTGTTATGATCCATTTAGCTGAATCTCATCGTGAAGTAGAAAAAATATCTGAGCGTTCTGGTGGCCTTTCACCCGTTGCTTATATGGATAGCATTGGTGCGTTGAATGATAAATTAATCGGCGCGCATATGATACTGGTTGATCAAGCTGATATTAAATTAGTTAAAGCATCTGATATGGGTGTCGCCCATAATATGAGTGCCAACATTAAATCAGCAAAAGGTGTATCCCCCGCTCTTTCAATGTACGATCAAGATGTTCGAATCGGCTTAGGCACAGACGGTCCAATGTCTGGAAATTCATTAAGTACTATTGATGAATTCAATCAGGTAGCCAAAGTTCATAAGCTTGTAAATAAAGATCGTGCTGCCATGCCACCAATTAAAGTCATTGATATGGCAACAATGGGGGCAGCTAAAGCCCTTCATATGGAAGATAAAATTGGCTCTCTAGAAGTAGGTAAATTGGCTGATATTATTGTTATCGATACAAAATCAGCGAATATGACACCAATGTATAACCCATATTCAGCACTTGTTTATTCTGCAAATGCAGGAAACGTAAAACATACTATCGTTGATGGCAAGATCTTAATGGAAGATCGTAAAATGCTAACTGTTAATGAACAAGAGATCATTGATGAAGCGGTTGCATTTACCGATATCGTAAGAAAAACGGTTATCGAAAGTGGTGAAAAAGTACAATAA
- a CDS encoding Hsp70 family protein, with protein MTKYCGLDFGTSNSTIGSFLNNSNATSQFSLIPVEEGKNTLPSAIFYSFEDGEQFFGREAINEYTEGEFGRLLRSLKSVLGTPLMHEKTQIRGQLLPFTAIIESFLSELKTRAEKQSGHQFNQVVLGRPVYFVDGNQEADKSAELALVTAAKAAGFDQVQLQFEPIAAALDYENTINKEEIAMIIDLGGGTSDFSIVRISPERSKLDDRKSDILANDGIHIGGTDFDKQLSLNAILPDFGYKSQLISDSGKLPKSGLFGLSEEDKFVKTIEMPSKYFIDLATWHRIHFLYEPKIANEIKALLLKTTDRKQLDRLLKLINQKDGHRLALDVEALKFNLTNNVQANLSLNYIEQGFQTNIKREQFESAINRDLNEIKNKILETIQQAGLKKNNITKVFMTGGSTFIPVINQLVHQIFPDIEIVSGDKFGSVGLGLALDAHRKFQ; from the coding sequence ATGACAAAATATTGTGGCTTAGATTTTGGTACATCAAACTCTACAATTGGTAGTTTTTTAAACAACAGCAATGCAACTTCTCAATTTTCATTAATTCCAGTTGAAGAAGGAAAGAATACCCTTCCAAGTGCTATTTTTTATAGTTTTGAAGATGGTGAACAATTTTTTGGCCGAGAAGCCATTAATGAATATACCGAAGGTGAGTTTGGGCGTTTATTACGTTCTTTAAAAAGTGTTCTCGGTACACCCTTAATGCATGAAAAAACTCAAATTCGTGGTCAACTTCTCCCCTTTACCGCGATTATTGAATCTTTTCTATCTGAACTGAAGACAAGAGCAGAAAAGCAAAGTGGCCACCAATTTAATCAAGTCGTTTTAGGTCGTCCGGTTTACTTTGTCGATGGTAATCAAGAAGCAGATAAATCCGCTGAATTAGCATTAGTGACGGCGGCTAAAGCTGCTGGCTTTGATCAAGTTCAACTCCAATTCGAACCAATTGCCGCAGCGCTTGATTACGAAAATACGATTAATAAAGAAGAAATTGCGATGATCATCGATTTAGGTGGTGGTACCTCTGACTTTTCAATTGTTCGTATCTCGCCAGAAAGATCTAAACTAGATGATAGAAAATCGGATATTCTCGCCAATGATGGTATTCATATTGGTGGAACCGATTTTGATAAACAGTTGAGTTTAAATGCGATCCTTCCCGATTTTGGCTATAAAAGCCAACTTATTTCTGATTCAGGAAAATTACCTAAATCAGGATTATTTGGATTATCTGAAGAAGATAAATTTGTCAAAACCATAGAGATGCCATCTAAATATTTTATTGATCTTGCAACTTGGCACCGAATTCATTTCTTATATGAACCAAAGATTGCAAATGAAATAAAAGCATTACTTTTAAAAACTACGGATAGGAAGCAATTAGATCGTTTATTAAAGCTGATTAATCAAAAAGATGGGCACCGTCTTGCTTTAGATGTCGAAGCATTGAAATTTAATTTAACAAACAATGTACAAGCAAACCTCTCTTTAAATTATATAGAGCAAGGTTTTCAAACAAACATCAAACGTGAGCAGTTTGAGTCAGCGATTAATCGTGATCTCAATGAGATTAAAAATAAAATACTTGAGACTATCCAACAAGCCGGACTAAAAAAGAATAATATCACTAAAGTCTTTATGACCGGTGGTTCTACTTTTATCCCTGTTATTAATCAATTAGTACATCAAATATTTCCTGATATTGAAATTGTCAGTGGCGATAAATTCGGTAGTGTAGGTTTAGGCCTTGCTTTAGATGCTCATCGTAAATTTCAATAA